In one window of Nocardiopsis aegyptia DNA:
- a CDS encoding inositol monophosphatase family protein: MAIDMDAVTKVLREAAETAVLPRFRSLSDGEVTEKSPGEIVTVADREAEELITPRLRAIADAPVVGEEAASADPALVEALRTEPLAWLVDPLDGTRNFVRGSTDFAVMAALVRAGRTVAAWIVRPTVGRAYVAELGSGAWCDGTRLRRASAPADPARMRGAVLSRFLGPAARARVSAAEPRFAELDSGAHCAGVDYPRLVEGGLDFILFHRTLPWDHAPGTLLLTEAGGVARRPDGSDYRPDDDRVGLLDAADPATWDSARSLLV, encoded by the coding sequence ATGGCGATCGATATGGACGCGGTGACCAAGGTCCTGCGTGAGGCCGCCGAGACGGCCGTCCTCCCCCGCTTCCGCTCCCTCAGCGACGGCGAGGTGACGGAGAAGTCCCCCGGCGAGATCGTGACGGTGGCCGACCGCGAGGCCGAGGAGCTGATCACGCCGCGCCTGCGTGCGATCGCCGACGCCCCCGTCGTGGGCGAGGAGGCCGCCTCCGCCGACCCCGCACTGGTCGAAGCCCTGCGGACCGAGCCCCTGGCCTGGCTCGTCGACCCCCTGGACGGGACGCGCAACTTCGTGCGCGGCAGCACCGACTTCGCGGTCATGGCCGCGCTGGTCCGAGCGGGACGGACGGTGGCCGCGTGGATCGTGCGCCCCACCGTGGGGCGCGCCTACGTCGCCGAGCTCGGCTCGGGCGCCTGGTGCGACGGCACGCGGCTGCGCCGCGCCTCCGCGCCCGCCGACCCCGCCCGGATGCGGGGCGCCGTGCTCAGCCGGTTCCTGGGACCGGCCGCGCGTGCGCGCGTGTCCGCCGCCGAGCCGAGGTTCGCCGAACTGGACTCGGGGGCGCACTGCGCGGGGGTGGACTACCCGCGCCTGGTCGAGGGCGGTCTGGACTTCATCCTGTTCCACCGGACCCTGCCGTGGGACCACGCCCCCGGAACGCTGCTGCTCACCGAGGCCGGCGGGGTGGCCCGGCGCCCGGACGGGTCGGACTACCGTCCCGACGACGACCGCGTGGGCCTGCTCGACGCGGCCGACCCCGCCACCTGGGACTCGGCCCGCTCCCTGCTGGTCTAA
- the sufB gene encoding Fe-S cluster assembly protein SufB, whose translation MTSIAHPELEGIGTYEYGWSDSDAAGSNARRGLNEDVVLDISSKKSEPEWMTKLRLKSLRLFDKKPMPNWGADLSKIDFDNIKYFVRSTEKQATSWEDLPEDIKNTYDRLGIPEAEKQRLVAGVAAQYESEVVYHQIREDLEEQGVLFLDTDTALKEHPEIFEEYFGSVIPPGDNKFAALNTAVWSGGSFIYVPKNVHVEIPLQAYFRINTENMGQFERTLIIVDEGAYVHYVEGCTAPIYKSDSLHSAVVEIIVKKNARCRYTTIQNWSNNVFNLVTKRAVAEEGATMEWIDGNIGSQVTMKYPAVYLMGEHAKGETLSIAFAGEGQHQDTGSKMVHCAPNTSSTIVSKSVARGGGRASYRGLVQVQEGADHAKSSVKCDALLIDTISRSDTYPYNDLREDDAELAHEATVSKVSEDQLFYLMSRGMDEDEAMAMIVRGFVEPIARELPMEYALELNRLIELQMEGAVG comes from the coding sequence ATGACGTCTATCGCGCACCCCGAACTCGAGGGGATCGGAACATATGAGTACGGCTGGTCCGACTCCGACGCCGCCGGGTCGAACGCCCGCCGGGGACTGAACGAGGACGTCGTCCTCGACATCTCGTCGAAGAAGAGCGAGCCGGAGTGGATGACCAAGCTCCGCCTCAAGTCGCTCAGGCTCTTCGACAAGAAGCCCATGCCCAACTGGGGCGCGGACCTGTCCAAGATCGACTTCGACAACATCAAGTACTTCGTGCGGTCCACGGAGAAGCAGGCCACCTCCTGGGAGGACCTGCCCGAGGACATCAAGAACACCTACGACCGGCTCGGCATCCCCGAAGCGGAGAAGCAGCGCCTGGTCGCCGGTGTCGCCGCGCAGTACGAGTCCGAGGTCGTCTACCACCAGATCCGCGAGGACCTGGAGGAGCAGGGCGTCCTCTTCCTGGACACCGACACCGCTCTCAAGGAGCACCCGGAGATCTTCGAGGAGTACTTCGGCTCGGTGATCCCGCCCGGTGACAACAAGTTCGCCGCGCTCAACACCGCCGTGTGGAGCGGTGGGTCCTTCATCTACGTTCCCAAGAACGTGCACGTGGAGATCCCGCTCCAGGCCTACTTCCGGATCAACACCGAGAACATGGGCCAGTTCGAGCGGACGCTGATCATCGTCGACGAGGGCGCCTACGTCCACTACGTCGAGGGCTGCACCGCGCCGATCTACAAGTCGGACTCGCTGCACTCCGCGGTCGTCGAGATCATCGTCAAGAAGAACGCCCGCTGCCGGTACACGACCATCCAGAACTGGTCGAACAACGTCTTCAACCTGGTCACCAAGCGCGCCGTCGCCGAAGAGGGCGCGACCATGGAGTGGATCGACGGCAACATCGGCTCGCAGGTCACCATGAAGTACCCGGCCGTCTACCTGATGGGCGAGCACGCCAAGGGCGAGACCCTGTCGATCGCCTTCGCCGGCGAGGGCCAGCACCAGGACACCGGTTCCAAGATGGTGCACTGCGCGCCCAACACCTCCTCCACCATCGTCTCCAAGTCGGTGGCACGCGGCGGGGGCCGCGCCTCCTACCGGGGTCTGGTCCAGGTCCAGGAAGGGGCCGACCACGCCAAGTCGTCGGTCAAGTGCGACGCGCTGCTGATCGACACCATCAGCCGCTCGGACACCTACCCCTACAACGACCTGCGCGAGGACGACGCCGAGCTCGCCCACGAGGCGACCGTCTCCAAGGTCAGCGAGGACCAGCTCTTCTACCTGATGAGCCGGGGCATGGACGAGGACGAGGCCATGGCCATGATCGTGCGCGGGTTCGTCGAGCCCATCGCGCGCGAGCTGCCCATGGAGTACGCGCTGGAACTGAACCGGCTGATCGAGCTGCAGATGGAAGGAGCGGTTGGTTAA
- a CDS encoding cysteine desulfurase gives MTDREFGGPGTVPLDTKAIREDFTILSRTVRDGRPMVYLDSGATSQKPRQVLDAEREFYERHNAAVHRGAHQLAEEATDAYESARETIAGFIGADAGEVVFTKNATEAINLVTYAMSNAATAEEGLRRFQVGPGDEIVVTEMEHHANLVPWQQLCRRTGATLRWFPVTEEGRLDLSDLGGLVNERTRVVAFAHQSNVLGTVNPVAPIVARAREVGALVVLDACQSVPHMPVDVADLDVDFLAFSGHKMLGPNGIGVLWGRRELLEAMPPFISGGSMIGVVHMEHSTWADPPQRFEAGVPMAPQAVGLAAACDYLTEVGMDRVAAHEHELVEYALKRVGEIEGVRIVGPTEAVDRGGAVSFVVDDIHPHDVGQVLDDRGVEVRVGHHCAWPLHRKLGIVATTRASFYLYNTLEDVDALVEAIRDAQKFFGTRP, from the coding sequence GTGACTGACCGCGAGTTCGGTGGGCCCGGCACGGTCCCGCTCGACACCAAGGCGATCCGGGAGGACTTCACCATCCTCTCCCGGACCGTCCGTGACGGGCGCCCGATGGTGTACCTGGACTCCGGGGCGACCTCACAGAAGCCCCGGCAGGTGCTCGACGCCGAGCGTGAGTTCTACGAGCGCCACAACGCGGCGGTGCACCGGGGAGCGCACCAGCTCGCGGAGGAGGCGACCGACGCCTACGAGTCGGCCCGGGAGACCATCGCCGGGTTCATCGGGGCGGACGCCGGCGAGGTGGTGTTCACCAAGAACGCCACCGAGGCGATCAACCTGGTGACCTACGCGATGAGCAACGCGGCCACCGCCGAGGAGGGGCTCCGCCGCTTCCAGGTGGGGCCGGGCGACGAGATCGTCGTCACCGAGATGGAGCACCACGCCAACCTGGTGCCCTGGCAGCAGCTGTGTCGGCGGACCGGCGCGACGCTGCGGTGGTTCCCGGTGACCGAGGAGGGCCGGCTGGACCTGTCCGACCTCGGCGGGCTGGTCAACGAGCGCACGCGCGTCGTGGCCTTCGCCCACCAGTCGAACGTGCTGGGCACCGTCAACCCGGTGGCGCCCATCGTGGCCCGGGCCCGCGAGGTCGGTGCCCTGGTCGTGCTGGACGCCTGCCAGTCCGTCCCGCACATGCCGGTGGACGTCGCCGACCTGGACGTGGACTTCCTGGCCTTCTCCGGGCACAAGATGCTCGGTCCCAACGGGATCGGGGTGCTCTGGGGGCGCCGGGAGCTGCTGGAGGCCATGCCGCCGTTCATCTCCGGCGGGTCCATGATCGGAGTGGTCCACATGGAGCACTCCACGTGGGCCGACCCGCCGCAGCGCTTCGAGGCCGGCGTGCCGATGGCGCCGCAGGCCGTCGGCCTGGCCGCGGCCTGCGACTACCTCACCGAGGTGGGGATGGACCGGGTCGCCGCGCACGAGCACGAGCTCGTGGAGTACGCGCTCAAGCGCGTGGGCGAGATCGAGGGCGTGCGGATCGTCGGCCCGACCGAGGCCGTGGACCGCGGCGGGGCGGTGTCGTTCGTCGTGGACGACATCCACCCGCACGACGTGGGCCAGGTCCTGGACGACAGGGGTGTGGAGGTCCGGGTGGGCCACCACTGCGCCTGGCCGCTGCACCGGAAGCTGGGTATCGTCGCGACCACGCGGGCGTCCTTCTACCTCTACAACACTCTGGAGGACGTGGACGCGCTCGTGGAGGCGATCCGGGACGCGCAGAAGTTCTTCGGAACCCGGCCCTAG
- a CDS encoding Lrp/AsnC family transcriptional regulator: MHTSPLLDEIDHLLLGLVQTDATRPLHDLGDRVGLSPSAVQRRLARLRAAGVIRAQVAVVDPPSVGAGLTCVVLVALADDDPDHHAAFRARMRAEPRVQQCFGIVGQWDYVVVLLSSDIAENRALSKRLFVQQGRVARFETLPSVETVKAGLTVPLPDHPAGRLAPNPGSDVG; this comes from the coding sequence GTGCACACTTCACCGCTGCTCGACGAGATCGACCACCTGCTGCTCGGCCTGGTCCAGACCGACGCGACCCGCCCGCTGCACGACCTGGGGGACCGCGTGGGACTCTCCCCCAGTGCCGTCCAGCGCCGTCTGGCACGCCTGCGCGCCGCCGGAGTGATCCGGGCTCAGGTGGCGGTCGTGGACCCGCCCTCGGTGGGCGCCGGGCTCACCTGCGTCGTGCTGGTCGCGCTGGCCGACGACGACCCCGACCACCACGCGGCGTTCCGCGCGCGCATGCGCGCCGAGCCGCGGGTGCAGCAGTGCTTCGGGATCGTCGGACAGTGGGACTACGTGGTGGTGCTGCTGAGCTCCGACATCGCCGAGAACCGTGCGCTGTCGAAGCGCCTGTTCGTCCAGCAGGGCCGCGTCGCCCGCTTCGAGACCCTGCCGTCCGTCGAGACGGTCAAGGCCGGACTGACCGTGCCGCTGCCCGACCACCCCGCCGGGAGGCTGGCACCGAACCCCGGAAGTGATGTAGGTTAG
- a CDS encoding non-heme iron oxygenase ferredoxin subunit produces MSEGARWVKVAALDEIPDDGALAVEVDDDTPIALVRTEGEVFAVRDVCSHAEVRLSEGEVEDGTIECWLHGSCFDLRSGAAINPPATQPVPTYDVKIDGDDVLVSLDEKNS; encoded by the coding sequence ATGAGTGAGGGCGCGCGCTGGGTGAAGGTCGCGGCTCTCGACGAGATCCCCGACGACGGAGCGCTCGCCGTCGAGGTCGACGACGACACCCCGATCGCCCTGGTGCGCACCGAGGGCGAGGTGTTCGCCGTGCGGGACGTGTGCTCGCACGCCGAGGTCCGCCTGTCCGAGGGCGAGGTCGAGGACGGCACGATCGAGTGCTGGCTGCACGGCTCCTGCTTCGACCTGCGCTCGGGCGCGGCGATCAACCCGCCCGCGACCCAGCCGGTCCCCACCTATGACGTGAAGATCGACGGCGACGACGTGCTCGTCTCGTTGGATGAGAAGAATTCCTGA
- a CDS encoding DUF2470 domain-containing protein has protein sequence MVPLPSSVPQPSPADRARSTLVSGGPATVASSAWPSASEPLHLPDTVCHVHPGGEVSLLLPDGHPLLSAEPGAASDGSVVMVEFTDLAPVELRDPVRAMLWLSGTLTVLDSPTARTRALDVVRSDPDDRLLEIGHGRAMALLHPTLLVYSDPDGAHLLHPQEFAAARTDPFSRWEAPWLRHVDSDHPDLLEALTERIPPHLRTGTPRPLGVDRFGLRLRVEGADGDHDVRLAFRRPARTAHDVAAEVHGLAGLAPFGSDLP, from the coding sequence GTGGTCCCCTTGCCGTCTTCCGTTCCCCAGCCCTCCCCCGCCGACCGGGCACGCTCGACCCTCGTCTCGGGCGGGCCGGCCACCGTGGCCTCCTCCGCATGGCCCTCGGCGTCCGAACCCCTCCACCTGCCCGACACCGTCTGCCACGTCCATCCCGGCGGCGAGGTGAGCCTGCTGCTGCCCGACGGGCACCCCCTCCTGAGCGCCGAGCCCGGCGCCGCCTCCGACGGGTCCGTCGTCATGGTCGAGTTCACCGACCTCGCCCCCGTCGAACTGCGCGACCCCGTCCGTGCCATGCTGTGGCTCAGCGGCACGCTGACCGTCCTGGACTCCCCCACCGCCCGGACACGGGCGCTGGACGTGGTCCGGTCCGACCCCGACGACCGGCTCCTGGAGATCGGCCACGGCCGGGCGATGGCGCTGCTGCACCCCACGCTGCTGGTCTACTCCGACCCCGACGGCGCCCACCTGCTCCACCCCCAGGAGTTCGCCGCCGCGCGCACCGACCCCTTCAGCCGGTGGGAGGCGCCGTGGCTGCGCCATGTGGACTCCGACCACCCCGACCTGCTCGAAGCGCTGACCGAGCGCATCCCGCCGCACCTGCGCACCGGAACGCCCCGCCCCCTGGGTGTGGACCGCTTCGGCCTGCGGCTGCGCGTCGAGGGCGCCGACGGCGACCACGACGTCCGGCTGGCCTTCCGCAGGCCCGCGCGCACCGCACACGACGTCGCCGCCGAGGTGCACGGGCTGGCCGGCCTGGCCCCCTTCGGATCCGACCTCCCCTGA
- a CDS encoding ABC transporter ATP-binding protein: protein MDTAAVEVVDLVKRYGATTAVTGLSFTARRGAVTALLGPNGAGKTSTIEICEGFRVRDGGKVRVLGLDPVADAAALKPRVGVMPQSGGVPTGARAAEWLRLLASFHASPIEPRLLLERLGLTSVSSTPFRRLSGGQQQRLSLACAVVGRPELVFLDEPTAGLDPQARRATWDLVAALRTAGVAVILSTHHMEEAERLADHVVVIDRGAVVAQGSPAALTEDRREVCFQAAGPVDTESLGAALPAGSRVDATEAADGRREYVITTDDPADLGPEFLATVTAWCASAGLLAEDLRVRRRTLEDVFLELTGRELRD from the coding sequence ATGGACACAGCCGCGGTCGAGGTCGTCGACCTGGTCAAGCGCTACGGCGCCACCACCGCCGTGACGGGCCTCAGCTTCACCGCCCGCCGGGGCGCGGTGACGGCGCTGCTCGGCCCCAACGGCGCGGGCAAGACGAGCACCATCGAGATCTGCGAGGGGTTCCGCGTCCGCGACGGCGGGAAGGTGCGCGTGCTGGGCCTGGACCCCGTCGCCGACGCCGCCGCGCTCAAGCCCCGGGTCGGCGTGATGCCCCAGTCCGGCGGGGTGCCCACGGGCGCCCGCGCCGCCGAGTGGCTGCGCCTGCTGGCCTCCTTCCACGCGAGCCCGATCGAACCCCGGCTGCTGCTGGAGCGGCTCGGCCTGACCTCGGTGTCCTCCACACCCTTCCGGCGCCTGTCCGGCGGCCAGCAGCAGCGCCTGTCCCTGGCCTGCGCAGTCGTGGGACGGCCCGAACTGGTCTTCCTGGACGAGCCCACCGCCGGGCTCGACCCCCAGGCCCGCAGGGCCACCTGGGACCTGGTAGCGGCCCTGCGGACGGCCGGCGTCGCGGTGATCCTGTCCACGCACCACATGGAGGAGGCGGAGCGCCTGGCCGACCACGTGGTGGTCATCGACCGCGGCGCGGTCGTCGCCCAGGGCTCACCCGCCGCGCTCACCGAGGACCGCCGCGAGGTGTGCTTCCAGGCGGCGGGCCCGGTGGACACCGAGTCGCTGGGCGCCGCGCTGCCCGCGGGCAGCCGGGTGGACGCCACCGAGGCGGCCGACGGACGGCGGGAGTACGTGATCACCACCGACGACCCCGCCGATCTGGGCCCGGAGTTCCTGGCCACGGTCACCGCCTGGTGCGCCTCGGCCGGGCTGCTCGCCGAGGACCTGCGCGTGCGGCGGCGTACCCTCGAAGACGTCTTCCTCGAACTCACCGGCCGGGAACTGCGGGACTGA
- a CDS encoding metal-sulfur cluster assembly factor, whose product MSENETTTTEAAESAAPEQAPLSPEAQELVEEIGEALKDVIDPELGVNVVDLGLLYGVNADKDVITLDMTLTSAACPLTDVIEDQAVSALDEFEREVKINWVWMPPWGPDKITDDGRDQLRMLGFNV is encoded by the coding sequence ATGAGCGAGAACGAGACCACAACGACCGAGGCGGCCGAGAGCGCCGCCCCCGAGCAGGCCCCGCTGTCGCCCGAGGCACAGGAGCTGGTCGAGGAGATCGGCGAGGCGCTCAAGGACGTGATCGACCCCGAGCTGGGCGTGAACGTCGTCGACCTGGGGCTGCTGTACGGGGTGAACGCCGACAAGGACGTCATCACCCTGGACATGACGCTGACCAGTGCGGCGTGCCCGCTGACCGACGTGATCGAGGACCAGGCGGTCAGCGCTCTGGACGAGTTCGAGCGCGAGGTCAAGATCAACTGGGTCTGGATGCCGCCGTGGGGTCCGGACAAGATCACCGACGACGGTCGGGACCAGCTGCGCATGCTGGGCTTCAACGTCTGA
- a CDS encoding ABC transporter permease — MTEHTSSTSLPTPASDGGSPTDDAALFTPAPGAAPLWRMVAAQAGLELRVMLRHGEQFLLTMVIPVLLLVGFSLTTVLDVGEGPRVDALTPGVLALAIMSTSFTGLAIGTGFERRYGVLKRLGATPLSRFGLLAAKTLAVLAVQAIQITVLCAVALALGWSPALGAGTAAAAVLLVLLATAAFSSLALLMAGTLRAEATLAGANLVYVLMLGLGGVLFPTSSFPAPVESAVALLPITALSSGLRTALADGSLPGPAVYAVLAAWVLVTGLLASRLFRWD; from the coding sequence ATGACCGAGCACACCTCCAGCACCTCCCTTCCGACCCCCGCGTCGGACGGCGGCTCCCCGACGGACGACGCCGCGCTGTTCACACCGGCTCCGGGGGCCGCGCCGCTGTGGCGCATGGTCGCCGCGCAGGCGGGCCTGGAACTGCGGGTCATGCTGCGCCACGGCGAGCAGTTCCTGCTCACCATGGTCATCCCCGTCCTGCTCCTGGTCGGCTTCAGCCTGACCACGGTCCTGGACGTGGGCGAGGGCCCGCGGGTGGACGCCCTGACCCCCGGCGTGCTGGCGCTGGCGATCATGTCGACGTCGTTCACCGGCCTGGCCATCGGCACCGGGTTCGAGCGCCGCTACGGGGTGCTCAAGCGCCTGGGCGCGACGCCGCTGTCCCGGTTCGGCCTGCTGGCCGCCAAGACACTGGCGGTGCTCGCGGTCCAGGCCATCCAGATCACCGTGCTGTGCGCGGTGGCCCTGGCGCTGGGCTGGTCGCCCGCGCTCGGCGCGGGCACCGCCGCCGCGGCCGTGCTCCTGGTCCTGCTGGCCACCGCGGCGTTCAGCTCGCTGGCGCTGCTGATGGCGGGCACCCTGCGGGCGGAGGCGACGCTGGCGGGCGCGAACCTGGTGTACGTGCTCATGCTGGGGCTGGGCGGGGTGCTCTTCCCGACCAGCAGCTTCCCCGCACCCGTGGAGAGCGCGGTGGCGCTCCTGCCGATCACCGCGCTGAGCTCGGGGCTGCGCACCGCGCTGGCCGACGGCTCCCTGCCCGGTCCGGCCGTGTACGCGGTGCTCGCCGCGTGGGTGCTCGTGACGGGCCTCCTGGCCAGCCGCCTGTTCCGCTGGGACTAG
- the sufD gene encoding Fe-S cluster assembly protein SufD, with amino-acid sequence MTSPNTESKAHSHGLGDIPFSKLATHGSFDVNDFPVPGGREEVWRFTPLRRLKGLHDGSAVADGTDKVDIDAPAGVTVEQVGRDDARLGTAGFPADRVTAQAYTSFEQATVVTVAQSATPERPVVISREAQGGTRYDQFVIDVKPLAEAVVVLNQTGGGVRAGSVDVHVGEGARLTLVSVQDWDRDAVDVSQHNTQVDKDGTYKSIVITLGGDLVRLSPKVAYKGRGANAELHGLYFTGDGQHHEHRSLIDHNMSHTRSRVEYKGALSGKGAHGVWIGDVIIGEGTTGTDSYEHNRNLQLTDDTRVDSVPNLEIFTGEVEGAGHAAASGRLDDIHLFYLRSRGIPEEEARRLVIRGYFLELVNRIPVEELREEIMAKVEQKLAAHE; translated from the coding sequence TTGACCAGCCCGAACACCGAATCCAAGGCCCACAGCCACGGCCTCGGGGACATCCCGTTCTCCAAGTTGGCGACCCACGGGTCCTTCGACGTGAACGACTTCCCCGTCCCCGGCGGCCGTGAGGAGGTGTGGCGGTTCACCCCGCTGCGCCGCCTCAAGGGCCTGCACGACGGCTCCGCGGTCGCCGACGGCACCGACAAGGTCGACATCGACGCCCCCGCGGGCGTCACCGTCGAGCAGGTCGGCCGCGACGACGCGCGCCTGGGCACCGCCGGCTTCCCCGCCGACCGCGTCACGGCGCAGGCCTACACCTCCTTCGAACAGGCCACCGTCGTCACGGTCGCGCAGAGCGCGACGCCCGAGCGCCCCGTCGTGATCAGCCGGGAGGCCCAGGGGGGCACCCGCTACGACCAGTTCGTCATCGACGTCAAGCCGCTGGCCGAGGCCGTCGTGGTCCTCAACCAGACCGGCGGCGGTGTGCGCGCGGGCAGCGTGGACGTCCACGTCGGCGAGGGCGCGCGGCTGACCCTGGTCAGCGTGCAGGACTGGGACCGCGACGCCGTCGACGTCTCCCAGCACAACACGCAGGTCGACAAGGACGGCACGTACAAGTCGATCGTGATCACGCTCGGCGGCGACCTGGTCCGCCTCTCCCCGAAGGTGGCCTACAAGGGGCGCGGCGCCAACGCCGAGCTCCACGGCCTGTACTTCACCGGCGACGGCCAGCACCACGAGCACCGTTCGCTCATCGACCACAACATGTCGCACACCCGCTCCCGCGTGGAGTACAAGGGCGCGCTGAGCGGCAAGGGCGCGCACGGCGTGTGGATCGGTGACGTGATCATCGGCGAGGGCACGACCGGGACCGACTCCTACGAGCACAACCGCAACCTCCAGCTCACCGACGACACCCGTGTCGACTCGGTGCCGAACCTGGAGATCTTCACCGGCGAGGTGGAGGGGGCCGGGCACGCCGCCGCCAGCGGCCGGCTCGACGACATCCACCTGTTCTACCTGCGCTCGCGCGGTATCCCGGAGGAGGAGGCCCGCCGCCTGGTCATCCGCGGCTACTTCCTGGAGCTCGTCAACCGGATCCCGGTCGAGGAGCTGCGTGAGGAGATCATGGCCAAGGTCGAGCAGAAGCTGGCCGCGCATGAGTGA
- the sufU gene encoding Fe-S cluster assembly sulfur transfer protein SufU: protein MQLDAMYQEIILDHYRNPHHKGLRDPHDAEAHHINPTCGDEVTLRVALTPAEGDALDEKAVVSDVSYEGMGCSISQASTSVLTDLLIGHTVAEGMATLDAFTEMMQSKGKGEPDEDVLEDAVAFVGVSKYPARIKCALLGWMAWKDAVSQSLEREGA, encoded by the coding sequence ATGCAGTTGGACGCGATGTACCAGGAGATCATCCTGGACCACTATCGGAACCCGCACCACAAGGGGCTGCGGGATCCGCACGACGCGGAGGCGCACCACATCAACCCCACGTGCGGGGACGAGGTGACGCTCCGGGTGGCCCTGACCCCCGCCGAGGGGGACGCACTCGACGAGAAGGCCGTCGTCAGCGACGTCTCCTACGAGGGCATGGGCTGCTCGATCAGCCAGGCCAGCACCTCGGTGCTGACCGACCTCCTCATCGGCCACACGGTCGCGGAGGGCATGGCCACCCTGGACGCCTTCACGGAGATGATGCAGTCCAAGGGCAAGGGCGAGCCCGACGAGGACGTGCTGGAGGACGCGGTCGCCTTCGTGGGGGTGTCCAAGTACCCCGCGCGGATCAAGTGCGCCCTGTTGGGTTGGATGGCGTGGAAGGACGCGGTGTCGCAGTCCTTGGAGAGGGAAGGCGCCTGA
- the sufC gene encoding Fe-S cluster assembly ATPase SufC, with amino-acid sequence MTKFEIRGLRADVLISEDERQEILKGVDLTINSGETHAIMGPNGSGKSTLAYAIAGHPRYEVTEGEVLVDGENILEMSVDERARAGVFLAMQYPVEVPGVSMSNFLRSSVTAVRGEAPKLRQFSKELQGAMKDLSISSDFAARGVNEGFSGGEKKRHEILQMELLKPKVAILDETDSGLDVDALKVVSEGVNRAKAGGEMGVMLITHYTRILNYVKPDFVHVFAQGRIAESGGAELADVLEAEGYERFVKAGA; translated from the coding sequence ATGACGAAGTTCGAAATCCGCGGTCTGCGTGCCGACGTCCTGATCAGTGAGGACGAGCGGCAGGAGATCCTCAAGGGCGTCGACCTCACCATCAACTCCGGTGAGACCCACGCCATCATGGGCCCCAACGGCTCCGGCAAGTCCACCCTCGCCTACGCGATCGCGGGCCACCCGCGCTACGAGGTCACCGAGGGCGAGGTCCTCGTCGACGGCGAGAACATCCTGGAGATGAGCGTCGACGAGCGCGCCCGCGCCGGCGTGTTCCTGGCCATGCAGTACCCGGTCGAGGTTCCGGGCGTGTCCATGTCCAACTTCCTGCGCAGCTCCGTGACGGCGGTCCGCGGCGAGGCCCCCAAGCTCCGCCAGTTCTCCAAGGAGCTGCAGGGCGCGATGAAGGACCTGTCCATCAGCTCCGACTTCGCCGCCCGCGGCGTCAACGAGGGCTTCTCCGGCGGTGAGAAGAAGCGCCACGAGATCCTCCAGATGGAGCTGCTCAAGCCGAAGGTCGCCATCCTGGACGAGACCGACTCCGGTCTGGACGTCGACGCTCTCAAGGTGGTCTCCGAGGGCGTCAACCGCGCCAAGGCGGGCGGCGAGATGGGCGTCATGCTCATCACGCACTACACCCGGATCCTCAACTACGTGAAGCCCGACTTCGTGCACGTCTTCGCCCAGGGGCGCATCGCCGAGTCCGGCGGCGCCGAGCTGGCCGACGTGCTGGAGGCCGAGGGCTACGAGCGTTTCGTGAAGGCGGGCGCATAA
- a CDS encoding helix-turn-helix transcriptional regulator — protein sequence MPHTTSVPSPLSGPERGAETGTRARVARLILEKGPITASDLGERLGLTPAGIRRHLDNLTSEGLVEARDARPHGGRRRRGRPARVFAITEAGRDHFVHAYDDLASSALRFLADTVGPEAVAEFARSQVADLERRYKPQLDAVPQEQRVRLLAEALSNDGYAATAGQAPAPGGGDQLCQHHCPVAHVAAEFPQLCEAEVEAFARLLGTPVRRLATIAHGDGVCTTHVTPRGDGAGGETGTPVSKAIRQAAGGGSQHQTDV from the coding sequence GTGCCACACACGACCAGTGTGCCCAGCCCGCTGTCCGGCCCCGAACGCGGTGCCGAGACCGGCACCCGTGCCCGGGTCGCCCGTCTCATTCTGGAGAAGGGGCCGATCACCGCCTCCGACCTCGGAGAACGGCTCGGCCTCACCCCGGCGGGCATCCGCCGGCACCTGGACAACCTGACCAGCGAGGGCCTGGTCGAGGCCCGCGACGCCCGGCCCCACGGCGGACGCCGCCGCAGGGGACGGCCCGCGCGCGTCTTCGCCATCACCGAGGCGGGGCGGGACCACTTCGTCCACGCCTACGACGATCTCGCCTCCAGCGCCCTGCGCTTCCTGGCGGACACCGTCGGGCCCGAAGCCGTCGCCGAGTTCGCCCGCAGCCAGGTCGCCGACCTGGAGCGGCGCTACAAGCCCCAGCTGGACGCCGTCCCCCAGGAACAGCGGGTACGGCTGCTGGCCGAGGCGCTCTCCAATGACGGCTACGCCGCCACCGCGGGCCAGGCGCCCGCACCCGGGGGCGGCGACCAACTGTGCCAGCACCACTGCCCTGTCGCGCACGTGGCCGCGGAGTTCCCGCAACTCTGTGAGGCCGAGGTCGAGGCCTTCGCGCGGCTCCTGGGCACCCCGGTGCGCAGGTTGGCCACCATCGCCCATGGCGACGGTGTGTGCACCACGCACGTCACCCCTCGGGGAGACGGGGCGGGCGGGGAGACCGGCACCCCCGTGAGCAAGGCCATCCGCCAGGCGGCGGGTGGAGGATCGCAACACCAAACGGACGTCTGA